The nucleotide window ACTAATTGGCAATACCTTTTCATTTCTATCTGgaaatagatttttttaaattatatttttttttttacaacaggCATATACAGATCTAGACAGACGGACGAGCGAAGATGACAAATAAACAGACAGAAAGACGGACGAATGAAAACTATATACATGCACCCGAGTCCTGCATTCCGAGCAAAAACAAATACAGTTCTATAGCTAAATTTCTGAACATATTCCAaaaaatagatagataaatagttTCATTTTAGGTAACGTGTACTCAGGGCCGTatattaaccttcaatttggaggaggcaggaaattaggcacattttgtgcacactgaacacgtttcgtgcaaaatccttgattctagggccttctaagatgttacttgactaactcattctaaaaaaagatttggaatgctttttaagggaggtatcatgttcttagttattggaaacaacataaattctaatgaactttaaattttaatttttttttggctcaaaagttggaggaggcagctgcctcctccgcctccatgtaatttacggccctgcgtGTACTTAAAGCATGCTCAGACTTTGCTTAGGGCAGGCAACGCGGTCAAAGTCTAGAGGACTAAGTCACTTCACTGTGGCGCGTCCACGGCCACCATTGTATCATCATGTATACGTACACAGCTAAAGGATATCTAAACTTTGTTACTAACAGTGAAAAAAAAGCAAAATCTCGATAACTCAAAACTGGGTTGAAAGGGGGGGAAGGAATGAGTGggtctctcacacacacacacacacacacacacacacacacacacacagtctaCACTACTAACCCAACCTAACAACCCCACCATGCCTCCAGTAAAACGACGATGAGTTTATGTCGTCAAATCTATAAAAATTATGCATTATGGGATATATAAAAAATGGAAgcaagtgccccccccccccataatacagacaaaaattacaaatatcCTTTACATTTCGTAATTTGACCTTTTAcaactatgtacatgtaggtttttATGCCAAGTACTCTTATCGAGAAATGAAATTGCAATAGTACGTAGATAACAAAGATTTATCACTAACAAAACaatttatgtaaataaattgaTTATTAAACCGCACGATTACgacattaatacatgtatctcataGCATTTGGCATGATAGTGAGCAGCGGGGACCGATCCAGCCTGTATATCATTTAGTTGTAATGTAACGAGGCCGAGGGTTGGGTCATCGCCAGCTAGGGTCAATGTTTTTAAACTAACAGAAAATGCTGAATGTATTATTAGATAATCATAAAGGAGACTTCAACGAAGAAGAAAGAATGTTAATCCATGCAGCTAAAATGAAAAAGTGTAAGAACACAAGTTCTTTAAAATCAAATTGGCGTTAGCCCGTCTCCTAAAACAACGATTTTATGAAGTGTAAAGGCGAAGTCATAGTATtacttttttcttcaaaatgattttataaagaaagtCTCCCGGCTTTTATTCTTTCCATTTAATGCATATGCACGCGGTTTCACCTTAAAACTTTCCGCACCGTATTCACAGCAATTGCATACATAGTATTTAAGCGTTAGTGAATCTAATTGCATAAAGaagatatattgtttaaagaaaGGGGCTTTTCATACAGGGTTACCAACCGTTACAAACGGTTCAAAATACGAAAACAACTGTTCGAAACTTgatacatttaaaatgaaaaccatTCTAACGAAAAGTCTTCCCATGGCAATACACATTCGCAACGTCTAATGTGAAAGCCCACGTTCATGGCGGACAGTGTTAAGCGAGCGGTTGGTGCACAACCTTCCTCCCAGAAAGACAATGAACAAGTCGCCAAACCTCCCAAAAAGGACGGTGTTGTGGTAGGGGTGAAAGAAACGGTTCTGCCTGAAAAAAATAACAGCAGTGGATCTATAAGAAAAACCACACACGAACCCAAGGACAAGAATGGATATGTCAATTTAGGCTACACCCCAGGGAACTCTCCCCGAGGCAAGGCCGCGGTCCAGCATAACGGGTATGCTTTTGGTAGTAAAAGTGGACCTGCATCCTCAGAAAGCACAATACTTCCCTTTCTTAAGGAGAGCATGTACACAGATACGATTCTAGTGGTGGAGGGcaaaaagttttatatacatcGATCGCTGCTTGGATATGCATCAGAACATTTTCAGAAGCTTTTTACGGTTGCACATGCAGTCAATGCAGTGGGTGAGAAGAAGACAAAACCGGAAGTGGTCATCAAGGACAAGACATATAATGACTTCTTGGAACTTCTCGCATTTTTTCATCCCGGTGTCGCTCGGGACTTGACAGGTATCAGTTATATGAATCGTGCTGAAATTAACGAAGACTATCGCCATACACActtcaaatttttcaaaagttaaaagtatgtgaaattttatttcatttatcttAAATTCCATATCATATACCCATTTAACCTTCCATGactattcattttcttttcttttttctagaGAAAACAGCGATTCGATTACTACCAATCGCAGACGAATATGATATGCAACCTCTGAAAAAAAGATGTGAAATTGTGCTAGTAAAccatctgaagaaaaattcttcACTCTTTAGTTCTAATACAAAGGGCCCCCCAACACAACGATTTAGACGCGATAATGCACCGGAAATATTATTAAAATGTACAAGAGCAGCCGATAAAGGAAACTCTAAGGCAGTTTTGGATCAGTGTCTGAAAGTTTTTGCGAACCCGGACATCCCTTTGAAAGACCTCAAGTCTAGCACCGACATATCCGATCAAATCAAGGCCAAGGTCTTCGAAAGCCGTGTAGATACCACATCTAATAAATTAACCAGAGTGTTTGGAGAACTAGAGAAAGAAAAACACGAGAACACTCTTCTGAAAAAGCAGCTGAACGATCGATTCAATGTTCAGAAACCTGGACTACGCATGTCCATCGCAAGTTCTAATGACGTACATCCCATTCCTTCGTCAGTCCCGGTGCTGCATGCGCACCATTATCACACTCATCACCGACAAAATATAGCAAACGGAAAGGACCAGCATAAATCACCACCCTCAACCAAACGAAACAGCTTCAAACACTGACACAGTTGTACAGAACTTAGTTGTATTTTTTTCCATACATGTGTTTGTGATGTTGTAGTATAATACagtttgtaacaacattgtctgttcgtgtttgtaaggctcattattacaactgcattttaaacaaacttggcattaattctacATTTGGTAATCCTACTTATACTTCAACTTccccattaaaaaaaatgaaatgggtcaaatgccgtctgacgtgtttcatatcaattgttaggccgttctttacacactgattttgactacggattacatgtacttcgtttacctgaacaagatatagagcccacggcgggtgtgaccggtcgacagaggatgtttacttcgaggcacctggtcccacaaCTGGTATATCCGGGGatatccgtgtttgcccaactcttaattttgcattctttgtagaagttatgagattgaccactgttatcttcatcttttcatgaTTTGCACATGCAGTAAAAATTGTCTCGCATTAGACTCCGAAATTAGATAAGAGAGAGAGATTCGCTGaaaagaaatacacaatgaTTGCTTCATGAATTTATCGCCCagttacaaaattgaaaataacggAGGGGTATCGAAGAAGCAAATCCCAATTAAAGTACAATGTATAAAAAACCCTCCTGAAATAAAGAGCAATTAAGCGTTTCTCTGCTTCGTATATACCAACTTTCCGACTTATTTTTTCTTTCGATATCAAATATACTTTTATAAGTTACTGATTATCAAATTTTTAATAATGTATTAGTTGAGAAGTGCtagatgaaaattttattatattttatcattCGGATGTTTTCCCTTTGGTTGTTCTGTTTTCATAATCAGGTAAGAAAAAGATATCTACATTTAATCAATGgatgaataataaaatataccAGAATCGAAAAACTGCAGTTCTACAGTTCTGAGTATATTCAGTCTAAACAAAGTATAGTGCATTTTTGTAAAAGTACTGAAtgtatatttctcatgaaattatcgcaaatttcacatcaattcaCGCAGCAATCATTCACAAacaaatagcaaatttcatgtGTACAGTACTAGTATgtacagtattacatgtatagatctatacatgtacttgtatacatATGGAAAAGCAGGGGGAAATGCATGCATGTTTCGTATCATATTCTATAATATATGTTTGACCTTTCCATgataaatcatgaatattgaTGCGTCATCTCGAGATATTATTTTGgagttttctttgaattttcacagttgataatccAGACATTTTGTACTTCACTATCAAATTTCTGATTAAATAAGAAAGTTTCGTTCCACTCTTGTAAACGCACGTTTTCTTTATTCATGTTTGCCTCTCTATCAAAATCGATCCTTtaactttggtgttccgaatgacaatatACCAAGACAAAAGACTGGACGCACGGTGAGCGCACGGtaaacgctttgtgaacggtgaatgagtggtgaacggtgaacgcaaaactgtgaaGAGTGAGCGCACGGAAAAacggtaaagtagaacgtttcagggactgtatataCATATGGGCATTACTAAGTTATTGCAGCAAttaaagaaggggggggggtgtaaatcTTTGAACGAATCGgaaatcgaacccgggaccctaGCTTACATTACTATTTAAGTTATCTAACCACCGACCAAACCTGGCCGATATACATGTTCGAAGTatttagtaatacatgtattactgcgATATGAAATTTAA belongs to Ostrea edulis chromosome 7, xbOstEdul1.1, whole genome shotgun sequence and includes:
- the LOC125653380 gene encoding uncharacterized protein LOC125653380 — encoded protein: MADSVKRAVGAQPSSQKDNEQVAKPPKKDGVVVGVKETVLPEKNNSSGSIRKTTHEPKDKNGYVNLGYTPGNSPRGKAAVQHNGYAFGSKSGPASSESTILPFLKESMYTDTILVVEGKKFYIHRSLLGYASEHFQKLFTVAHAVNAVGEKKTKPEVVIKDKTYNDFLELLAFFHPGVARDLTEKTAIRLLPIADEYDMQPLKKRCEIVLVNHLKKNSSLFSSNTKGPPTQRFRRDNAPEILLKCTRAADKGNSKAVLDQCLKVFANPDIPLKDLKSSTDISDQIKAKVFESRVDTTSNKLTRVFGELEKEKHENTLLKKQLNDRFNVQKPGLRMSIASSNDVHPIPSSVPVLHAHHYHTHHRQNIANGKDQHKSPPSTKRNSFKH